ACGAGCTACGTTACGGTTGTCTTCACCTGCTTGGTTGGCTGCCCCAAATATTACGTCTTCTATTTCGGTAACATCAACTTGCGGGTTGCGCTCAATCAGTTTTTTTATCACGTAAGCAGCCATGTCATCAGGCCTTATGGTTGAAAGTGTGCCGCCGTACTTACCAATTGGAGTGCGAAGAGCATCTATCACATATACAGTTTTCATGCTAAAGGAGTTTGTAAAATCGCGGGCAAAGATAACCATTGCCCGTGGGTATTTCACACTTGTTCTTTACCGTTACCTTTTGTGTTTGGGATATGCCATTATGCTATTGTAAGTGGTTGTTTTACTTTCGCTTATAATACAAGGTGTTTATTTCATAAATTTGAACACATTCCACTATAAATCAATCATATAATTCAAAATAAATTACGTTCATCCATTGCCTTATTTACTCATATTATCAAACAATTAACTCCATATTTACAGCAAATTTTCAAACAGTTTACTTTTGTCCTTTTTAGTGGTCGATTTTGTAGTGTTTTCAAAGATTGAGACCACTTATACCGTGTTTTTGCAATTGACCGCCACTCACATAAAATAGCCGCCACTTATAAAAAAGTAATTTTATAGACGTTGGCGGCTAAATACCTTCGTATTGTTAATTAGGAATAAACTTTTGAGATCGATGAAACTTAAGCAACTTTTTTTGACGGCATTAACCATCCCTGTGCTGCTTGCTTCGTGCAAGAGGGACCAGCCGTCTAAAAATGACGGTAGCGGACCAGATAACTCTATCCATGTTACTGATATAGATAAATTGATAGTGCCTTCAAACTTCAACTTTGAAACCACTAAGGATCTGTACATACGTGTGAAGATTGCTAACCCGAGTTTCCCCGAGGAGCGTTTTGGTATTAATATCTACATAGATGAGCCCAGCACAGGCAAACTTTCTATACAGGGTATGACCGATGATAAACATGAGTTTACTGCTAAAATGCGTGTAGATGCTACTCAAGAGTTCATTTACATTGAAAAAGTTGACCTGAGCGGTAACAAAACCTACGAAAAAGTACCTGCCAATAAGTTTGTAACCAAGTTGTTTGATAACGGAGCCGAGCCTAATGCATATGTGTTTACCAAAGGTTCGGGATTGACTTGTAATAGCGGTTGCGCTACTACTTACAACAATTACAGCGGTAACCTTGTAATTAACAGCGGTGTTGCCTGTATAACCGGTACATTTAGCGGTAAATTGACCATGAACGGCGGTATTGTGAAGTTTTGTGCATCAGGCACGCTTGACAGCTTGACTTTAAATAACAGCTCGCGTATGTACATATTAGAGCGTACTGTTGTTACCATTGATAAGATACTTTCTAACAGCTCTTCTACGCAACTATATAACTGGAGCGACAGCTTGATGGTTAACAATTGCTATGATGCCAACAACATTACTGAAAACCACGGTCATATGCGTATTTTCTGCTCGCTTACCGTTACTTCGACGGGTTCATTCGGTAACTTCGGAAAGCTATACGTATCTAACAACCTAAATGTAGAGAACACATTTACCAACTACGACCACGTTACAGTAAATAACAATGTGACTGTTAACTCAGGCAAAAACCTATACAACTACTGTAATCTTTCAACCACTAATAACCTGATTGTAAACGGTACACTTACCAGCAATAGTTATACTAAGGTAATAGGCACTACCACACTTGCATCGGGTGCTAAAGCTACCTTACAAAACGGTGCTTTGTTAAGTACTGCCAACCTTACCAGCACCGGTGAGATTAACGGTACCGGAACTAACACCAGTTATGTAAAAGTTACCAGTGTTAGTACTTTAAACAGTGGCAGTACTGTAAAAGGTAAGATTAACTATTGTGATAATAATGGTGTTGAAACCAACGGTGCCACTTATACCTCTCCTGCTCAACTTTCGTGCAGCGGCTACTTAGCTACCAACTCATGTAACAATGAGGGCTTTGGTGTACTTGTGGTTGCCGATGCTGATAGCGATGGTGTGCCTGACGTATTGGATGGCTACCCAAATGACCCTACCCGCGCATTCAACCGTTTTTACCCTTGTGCTACTACGTGTTCAAACATTGTGTTTGAAGATTTGTGGCCATCAAAAGGTGACTACGATTATAATGACTTGGTGGTTGCGTTTAACGTGCACAAGGTTTACAATGCCGGCAATACGGTGGTAGATTATAAGACAAAAATTAAACCTCGTGCCATTGGTGCAGGTTTTGATAATGCTTTTGGCTTTAGCCTTGATAATATATATCCCAACGAGGTTTTGAGCGTATCAGGTCAATCGTTTGTGAGGAGTTATATCAACCGTAACCCTAACGGAACTGAAGCAAACCAAGCGAAGGCTGTTATTATTTGCTTTGATTCACCTGAACCTTACCTATACCGTAAGGGCGGCTCTATGTTTAATACCATTAAGGCTAATCCTTTCTGTGCATCGGATACTAACTTCACGTCGGTAACTTTTGCCACTGCTATTGATGACAGCAGGGCAGTGTTTGAAGAATTTAACCCCTTTATTATTGTAAATAGAACACGTGGTCTTGAAGTACACATGGCTAACCACAAGCCTACTTCGCTTGCTGACCAAACTAAATTTGGCACCAGAGACGACCGTTCGGTACCTTCAAACGGTGTGTATTATAAAAATGCGCAAGGGTTGCCTTGGGCAATGCAAATACCTGAAAACTTTGCTTACCCAATAGAGAAGTCGAGCATTTTGCAAGCCTATAATTACTTTGATGATTGGGCAATGTCGGGCGGTACATCATACCCCAACTGGTACAGAAACTTTGGTTCGTACCGAAACAATGATTTTATCTATTAAAACTTCGGATGTATATTTAAACAAACCCCGCAATTATGTGGGGTTTGTTGTTTTATAGCACGGTGCTATAAAACAAAATTGATGAGCCTTAAAAAACAGCACTGCTTCCCTCTATTCCTTATCAGTGCTTACTTGTTAGTTGTTTTTTGCATATAGTATAATAAACCCAAGTAATACAAGGCCGCCACTGGCAATCATTAATTTTGCATACTTATCTGTTAGTTTGTCGTATTTGCTAAAACCTTCTCTAGTAATAGGATGTTTCTTGCCTGCAAAGAATAATATCACGCCCATTACGATACCTACTACTCCTCCTGCTAATACCCCCATAAACCCAATAAAAAGGGCGAAGTCACTGCCTCTTTCTTTAATATATAACGATTTTATAATCTCTTCTTTCTTCATTTCTATACTCGCATCGGTCCAGCCACGTTTATTAAGTTCTTTATAAAAACTATTCGTAGTGCCTTCTAATGAATTAAAAAGAATTGCATACATAAGTTCATCGTCAGTGAATATGTCAAATAAGTTTTCACTTATTTCAACAGCTCCTTCTTCACTATTCAAATATTCTTCTATGATGTTCTGAGCCCCCTGCATCTTAAAGCTGTCCACACATACTTTAATAATCTTGCTTCCCGTATCTAAATTTAAGTGCGCCTTCCATTCTGCATTCTCCTCTTTTATGTGAGGCGTAATACCATTTCTATGAAGCAAATCTATAAATACACTAGCTTCTTTTGTCCCAAATGCTGTCCATACTCCTTGCATAACTCAAAATAACAAAAAAAGCGGCGAGAGCCGCTTTCAAAAAGATTTTATAAAGTTTCTTTAAAACAAAATCCCAATACTCATGCCTGCACGTGGATTAATACTGCGTTTGTAGGGGTTTACAAGGGGTATATGAGCCTCTTCGGCATTGGTGGCATCAATGCTGATAGTGGGGCCCCCACCTAAGTATAAATCAAAGAAAAAACCGCCACTGTTGTATTGTCTTACGCCTAAGAGCACCCCAAATCCAACTGCTGAGGCATGGAGCTTATCAAACCTGCTTGAATTTAGCGGAGATTCCTTTTCTAAGCTGATTTGTTTATAGTTGGCATATCCGCCCAAATAGTAACGTGAGCTTGATTTAACGGGCTTAAGTCCTAAATACTGGCACTCTACTCTAAACCCTTCCATGTTCTTAAATTGATCACTGTAAGAGGAGGCACTTTCTGAAATATAATACCCTCCAATCACCCTGAAGTTAAACCCATCAGGAAAAATGGCTCCGTATCCAAGCTCGAAACCACTTACAAAAAACGGCAATGGATTAAGAATGAATTCGTTTCGGTATTCGTTAAGCGCTGAGTCTCTTTTGCTACTTTGCTGGGCGTGCACACTAAACGTAATAATGCTTAGTATTACAACTATTAACCATTTTTTCATACTCCTAAGATTATAATGCGTAGCCGAATGTAAGCCCTGCTCGTGGATTGATACTGCGTTTATAAGGATTTACTACATCAAGATGTACATCGTCTATCTTTTCGCTTGAAACGGGAATATTAATTCCGCCTCCTATATAGGCATCAAAGAAAATGTTATCCATTACGTATTGACGCATCCCCAATACAATACCTGCACTAATAGCTGTTGCCCTTGCTTTATAGTTGAGCGTTGTAACCGTTGATGACCCGTTAATGGTTCTACTAACGTCCATGCTTATGGTTTTTAAAACGCCGTAAGGTCCGCCATAAAAACGCATACCGCTTGTGGTGGGCTTCATCAACAGGTATTGCACCTCAAGCCTTGCACCCTCCATATTTTTGCGCACATAAGTAGGGGATGATGATAGAGGTTCTTCGTCGTTGTATGCGCCAGGATTTTCAGAAAAGTAGTACCCCCCAATAAAGCGCAAGCTGCGGCTTTTGGTGTTAATAATACCATAGCCAATTTCAAAGCCGCCTACAAAAAACGGTAGGGGGTTTAATAAAAATTCACGGTTGTATGTATTGCGAAGGCTATCCGCTGTACGACCTTTTTGTGCAAAAGCCGTTTGAATTATGCAAAGCAGTAATAAGGGCAAAAAAATCTTTTTCATAGTTTATTCGTATTTACAAGATATACAATTTTTTGCCCTTACACCCTCACAAAGTGCTTAAACTTTTATTGTTTTAAAAAGGGAGTTTTAACTACCTGTGCTTTGATAGCCTTATCACGGATATTAATAAAGATTTCCGTTCCGGCTTTAGCAAAGGAAGTTTGTACGTAACCCATACCAATACCTTTGTTTAGGCTTGGTGATTGCGTACCTGATGTAACTTCACCTATCACATTACCGTCAGCATCTTGGATTGCATAGTGCTGGCGAGGTATTCCCCTGTCAATCATTTCAAAACCTACCAGTTTTTTGCTTACACCATTCTCTTTCAAACCTTTGTGGTAGTCTGATTTTATAAAGTCTTTGGTGAATTTGGTAATCCATCCCAAACCAGCTTCAATGGGCGAAGTTTCATCGTTTATATCGTTTCCGTACAAGCAGAAGCCCATCTCAAGGCGTAGGGTATCACGTGCACCTAAACCGCAAGGAAGTATCCCAAACTCTGCTCCGGCTTCAAATACAGCATCCCATAGTTTGCTTGCATCTTCATTCATCACATACAATTCAAATCCACCGGCACCGGTGTATCCTGTATTTGAAATAATCACTTGCTCTATACCGGCCATTGTGCCTATTGTAAAGCTATAATACTCAAGCGATGAAAGATTAACATCGGTCAGTTTTTGTAACGCTTTGATTGCATTAGGGCCTTGTACTGCCAATAAGCTGTACTGGTCGCTTAGGTTTTGCATCTCAACACCGTAAGTGTTGTGGCTGCTAATCCAATTCCAATCTTTTTCGATATTGCTGGCATTTACTACCAAGTAGTATTCATCGGCGGCATAGCGGTACACCAATAAATCATCAACAATACCACCTTTATCGTTCGGCAAGCAACTGTATTGCACTTTACCGTCAACAAGCACCGAAGCATCGTTGCTGGTAACTTTTTGTATCAACTCAAGCGCCTTTTCACCTTTAAGATAAAACTCGCCCATGTGCGAAACATCAAACACACCCACTGAATTGCGCACTTGCAAGTGCTCTTGGATAAGGTTGCTGTATTGTACAGGCATATTGTAGCCTGCAAATGGCACCATTTTACCTCCGAGTGATATGTGTAAATCGTTTAGGGCTACTGTTTTCAAAGCTGCTTGTTCGGTCATTGTATTAGTTAAATTTGGTATGCGAAAATACGCGTTTTTAGGGTGAGATAATAATACAAAAGCCACCGTTTTGCGGTGGCCTTTGCGATTAATTGGTTTATACGTCAGGATTATTTCTTATCCTTTTGTTTGTTCTTTTTGTTTTCTTCTTGCTGGCGTTTCTTTTCGTCAGCTTTCTTTTTGCGCTCGTCAGCTTTTTTCTTACGCTCTTCTTCTTTCTCTTTTTTCTTACGCTCGCGCTCTTCTTGCTTTTTCTGACGTTCTTTTTCTTTATCGTCTTTTGTTTTAGGAGCCTCAGGTTTAGCATTTTGTTGCCTGCGTTGCTCTTCTTCAATCTTGCGTTGTTCTTCCCTACGTTTTTTCTCAGCTGCGGTATAGTAGTTAGTACCGGTGATACGAACAGTTGTACGGCGGTTTAGCTGATGCTCGGCTTCTGTACAGATACGCTCGTAGTCAGAAAGTTCGCACTTACATTTTTTAAGATAAAGTGAATCTTCACCGTATCCTTTTGCAACCAGCCTTGCTGAGTCGATACCTTTAGAGATGATATACGCTACTGCTGAATCAGCACGGCGTTGAGCCAAATCACGGTTATAATCAGCACTTGCACGACAGTCGGTGTGAGAACCTAATTCAATCGTTACTGTTGGGAAACGTTTCATCAAGGCTACCACAGAGTCGTCAAGGATTTTAGCCGCATCGGGACGGATGTTTGCCATATCCAAATCGTAAAGGATACCACGTACGTTAAACATACAATCCAAACACAAGCGACACATTTCAAAGTCTTGTACCAACTCTTTTGAGCAGATAAGACCTTTGGTGCTTTGGTAAGCAGTTTTGCTACCTATATAAAAGGCTTCGTTTTTATCGGCTGAAAGCTCGTAGCTAACCTCTTGGGTAAGTACTTGTGAGTAGAAACCGTTTTTATCAGTACGCAGGGTTATTTTATTAGCATCTTTATCGTTTGAGATAAATACAGCAGCCTCTTCAATAGGTTGCTTGGTATCGCAATCCAATACGCGGCCTGTAATTTTAAAGGTTTGTGGGATTGGGAAGAATTCCCAGATATCATCATCACCACGTCCGCCTGTACGGTTTGATGATAAATAGCCTGACTGAGGCTCGTCGGTTTTATAAACCAGTGAGAAATCATCACCACCCGAGTTTAAAGGATATTTAAGGTTTTCAGGAGTGCTCCATTCGTTACCTGTACCTGTTGTTTTGTACATATCCAAACCGCCCATACCTACGTGGCCGTTTGATGAGAAATACAAAGTACCGTCAGGGGCAATTGAAGGGAACATTTCATCACCTTCTGTGTTGATAGCTGGACCAAGGTTGATAGGATTGCTCCAATCTTTACCACGACCTACTTCACGCACCATCCAAATATCTTTGCCACCGTAGCCGCCATCAATATCTGATGAGAAGTACATTACTTTCCCGTCAGCAGATACAGTTGGGTGCCCGAAAGTATGGCCGGTATCGCAGAATGAAAGCATGATGGGTTCATCCCATTCGTCTTTACCTTTTTTAGCGCTTGAAAATATTTGACAAGTAGTTAATTTACCGTCTTTACCACCGCACTGGGTAAAGTACATTACTGAACCCTTTGAGTTTAGTGCACTTGAACCTTCGTTAAATTTACCGTTGGCTGGTCCTTTCAAAGGTTCAGGGCTTTCAATGGTAAACTCACCGCGTTTTTTCTTTATCGGGGCTACCCACAAATCAAAGAAACCGCCACCGCTCCATTTGTATGTTCTGTCAGAAACACCTTCATCACGGTTTGAGGTGAAGATGATAGATTCCTTTTTCACAGGAACTGCGCAGTTGTCAGAATAACGGCTGTTTAGTTTTTTAACGTTTTCTACCTTAAACAAGATACACTCTTGTGATTGCATCCATTTAAGGGCTAACTCTGCTCCTTCAAGCAGTTTTTTTGCATATTCGTCTTTGGGGCTTTCAGCAAGGTATTTGTTAACACGGATAATGGCTTCGGTATAGTTTTCCTGGCGCTTCAACATATCAGCCTGCATCAACAATGCTTCGGGACCGTATTTTTCTTTTTCAGCGCGTTCGTACCAACGTAAAGCGTTTTTGTAATCATTTACCAATCGATAGGCTTCTGCAACTCTAAAAGCAACGGGACCACGGTCTTCTTTGGGCAAATCGCTCAAAATCTCTTTGTATATCTCCCTCGCTTCCGAGTATGACCTCACATCCCATGCTTTGTCGGCTTCTACACGTGTCTTTTTGCTACACGCTGTAAGGACCGAAGTAAGAACTAAAAGGAACGTAAAAAGTTTAATAGGTTTATTTCTCATACCAAGCCTGTATTTTAGCTTAATTGAATTATGTGTTAAAAGTCAAAAATCAGCAAATAGATATGCTTTTGCAAGTTTTTTTAAATTTTTAGACATCTATTCTGTAAAAAGGACTTTCTGTTTTTGTTTTGATACTATAATCGGGTAGTAAGGTAAAAGATACAGTTCAGGTCAAAAATATTCTTAAGAATTAGCAAATTTTAACGTAATCGTCTATTAGACAGCAAACTAAAAATGCCCGAGAGAGAGTTTCTCTTCGGGCATTTTTGATAAATGAGTATATAAACTCCTTGTTTGTCTTATTTCACAAACAAAAGTTCGCGATACTTTGGCAAAGGCCATTGTGCGTCTTCAACAATGCGTTCCAATTTATCCGAGTGTTTGCGTATCACATCAAAGTATTGTTTCACTTTTTGTGAATATGCATCCGCTTTTTCTTCGGTGTTTGGAAGGTTGTTTGCCACTTTACGTTCTTCAACCATTTTGTAAACCGCAGTTTTAATAGTGCTTACATGGCTCGCTGATTCTTTAAGTGCGTCCAAGGCTACTTTGTAGTCTTCTTCAGGCAACCCAAGGTTTTTCATGTTGGTGGCAAAATCAGCTATTTTGTTTTGGAAGCTGATAGCTGCTGGAATGATGTAGGTATTTGCCATATCACCCAACACACGAGACTCTATCTGAACTTTCTTCACAAAATCTTCTAACAATATTTCGTAACGGGCTTCCAACTCGCGTTCGTTAAGGATATTGTTTTCTCCAAACACTTTCTTCGATTTTTCAGAAGTATAAACGTGCAACGCTGTGGGTACATCTTTAATATTGCTAAGACCGCGGCGTGCAGCTTCTTCTGCCCACTCATCGCTGTATCCGTTACCTTCAAAAATTACTTTTTTAGATTCTTTTACATAACGACGCAATATTTCAACAATAGCTTCTTCTTGGTTTTGTCCTGCTTGTACCTTGCTGTCCACTTCGGCTTTAAACTGTTTTAACCTATCGGCTACGATAGTATTTAACACAATCATCGGCGAAGAACAGTTGGCTTGTGAACCCACAGCCCTAAACTCGAACTTGTTACCGGTAAAGGCAAAAGGTGAGGTACGGTTACGGTCGGTATTGTCCATCAAAATCTCAGGGATTTTGTTTACATGGATTGAGCCTCCGGTATTGTCTTCGCTATTGCTTAGGCTGTTTTCAAAGCTCTCCAGCACATTGCTAAGTTGTGTACCTATAAATATAGAGATGATTGACGGAGGAGCTTCGTTAGCACCTAACCTGTATTGGTTTGAAGCTGAAGCAATACTTGCACGCATTAAGTCAGCGTGGTCGTCAACCGCTTTAATGGTATTAATAAAGAAGGTAAGGAATTGCAGGTTGTTTAGGGGAGTTTTTCCGGGTGAAAGCAAGTTTACACCTGTGCTTGTAATCAAACTCCAGTTGTTGTGTTTACCTGAACCGTTAATGCCTGCAAAAGGTTTCTCGTGCAACAACACTTTGAAGTGGTGACGACGAGCCACTTTCTCCATCACATCCATCAACAATTGGTTGTGGTCAACGGCAAGGTTAGCTTCTTCAAATTGTGGGGCGCACTCAAACTGGCCGGGTGCTACCTCGTTGTGGCGTGTTTTCAATGGAATACCCAATTTAAGGGCCTCGGTTTCCATATCAGCCATATAGGCCATTACCCTGTCGGGTATTGAGCCAAAGTAATGATCTTCTAACTGCTGACCTTTGGCCGATGAATATCCCATAAGGGTGCGGCCGGTAAGCATCAAATCGGGACGGGCATAGTACAATGCTTCGTCAATCAAAAAATATTCCTGCTCAATACCTAATGAGGTAGTTACTTTATCTACGTTCTTATCAAACAGCTTACATACTGCGGTGGCAGCAGTATCCATAAAGTGCAGGCTTTTTAGCAAAGGAGCTTTAAAGTCGAGCGCCTCGCCGGTGTATGATACAAATATGGTAGGTATGCACAAGGTGCGGCCTATCACAAAAGCGGGTGATGAGGGATCCCATGCAGTATAACCGCGTGCCTCAAAAGTGTTGCGCAAGCCTCCGCTGGGGAAACTTGATGCATCAGGTTCTTGTTGTA
Above is a window of Bacteroidota bacterium DNA encoding:
- a CDS encoding LruC domain-containing protein, producing the protein MKLKQLFLTALTIPVLLASCKRDQPSKNDGSGPDNSIHVTDIDKLIVPSNFNFETTKDLYIRVKIANPSFPEERFGINIYIDEPSTGKLSIQGMTDDKHEFTAKMRVDATQEFIYIEKVDLSGNKTYEKVPANKFVTKLFDNGAEPNAYVFTKGSGLTCNSGCATTYNNYSGNLVINSGVACITGTFSGKLTMNGGIVKFCASGTLDSLTLNNSSRMYILERTVVTIDKILSNSSSTQLYNWSDSLMVNNCYDANNITENHGHMRIFCSLTVTSTGSFGNFGKLYVSNNLNVENTFTNYDHVTVNNNVTVNSGKNLYNYCNLSTTNNLIVNGTLTSNSYTKVIGTTTLASGAKATLQNGALLSTANLTSTGEINGTGTNTSYVKVTSVSTLNSGSTVKGKINYCDNNGVETNGATYTSPAQLSCSGYLATNSCNNEGFGVLVVADADSDGVPDVLDGYPNDPTRAFNRFYPCATTCSNIVFEDLWPSKGDYDYNDLVVAFNVHKVYNAGNTVVDYKTKIKPRAIGAGFDNAFGFSLDNIYPNEVLSVSGQSFVRSYINRNPNGTEANQAKAVIICFDSPEPYLYRKGGSMFNTIKANPFCASDTNFTSVTFATAIDDSRAVFEEFNPFIIVNRTRGLEVHMANHKPTSLADQTKFGTRDDRSVPSNGVYYKNAQGLPWAMQIPENFAYPIEKSSILQAYNYFDDWAMSGGTSYPNWYRNFGSYRNNDFIY
- the gcvT gene encoding glycine cleavage system aminomethyltransferase GcvT — protein: MKTVALNDLHISLGGKMVPFAGYNMPVQYSNLIQEHLQVRNSVGVFDVSHMGEFYLKGEKALELIQKVTSNDASVLVDGKVQYSCLPNDKGGIVDDLLVYRYAADEYYLVVNASNIEKDWNWISSHNTYGVEMQNLSDQYSLLAVQGPNAIKALQKLTDVNLSSLEYYSFTIGTMAGIEQVIISNTGYTGAGGFELYVMNEDASKLWDAVFEAGAEFGILPCGLGARDTLRLEMGFCLYGNDINDETSPIEAGLGWITKFTKDFIKSDYHKGLKENGVSKKLVGFEMIDRGIPRQHYAIQDADGNVIGEVTSGTQSPSLNKGIGMGYVQTSFAKAGTEIFINIRDKAIKAQVVKTPFLKQ
- a CDS encoding OmpA family protein, whose amino-acid sequence is MRNKPIKLFTFLLVLTSVLTACSKKTRVEADKAWDVRSYSEAREIYKEILSDLPKEDRGPVAFRVAEAYRLVNDYKNALRWYERAEKEKYGPEALLMQADMLKRQENYTEAIIRVNKYLAESPKDEYAKKLLEGAELALKWMQSQECILFKVENVKKLNSRYSDNCAVPVKKESIIFTSNRDEGVSDRTYKWSGGGFFDLWVAPIKKKRGEFTIESPEPLKGPANGKFNEGSSALNSKGSVMYFTQCGGKDGKLTTCQIFSSAKKGKDEWDEPIMLSFCDTGHTFGHPTVSADGKVMYFSSDIDGGYGGKDIWMVREVGRGKDWSNPINLGPAINTEGDEMFPSIAPDGTLYFSSNGHVGMGGLDMYKTTGTGNEWSTPENLKYPLNSGGDDFSLVYKTDEPQSGYLSSNRTGGRGDDDIWEFFPIPQTFKITGRVLDCDTKQPIEEAAVFISNDKDANKITLRTDKNGFYSQVLTQEVSYELSADKNEAFYIGSKTAYQSTKGLICSKELVQDFEMCRLCLDCMFNVRGILYDLDMANIRPDAAKILDDSVVALMKRFPTVTIELGSHTDCRASADYNRDLAQRRADSAVAYIISKGIDSARLVAKGYGEDSLYLKKCKCELSDYERICTEAEHQLNRRTTVRITGTNYYTAAEKKRREEQRKIEEEQRRQQNAKPEAPKTKDDKEKERQKKQEERERKKKEKEEERKKKADERKKKADEKKRQQEENKKNKQKDKK
- a CDS encoding glutamine synthetase type III: MTLMRFKALETAQSRTPVKVEFPSPKISDYYGMNVFGESAMRQFLGKEAIKAINDAKNEGLKIDRNMADVIATGMKQWSMSKGATHYSHWFQPLTGATAEKHDAFFEPIDVTSSMERFSGNALVQQEPDASSFPSGGLRNTFEARGYTAWDPSSPAFVIGRTLCIPTIFVSYTGEALDFKAPLLKSLHFMDTAATAVCKLFDKNVDKVTTSLGIEQEYFLIDEALYYARPDLMLTGRTLMGYSSAKGQQLEDHYFGSIPDRVMAYMADMETEALKLGIPLKTRHNEVAPGQFECAPQFEEANLAVDHNQLLMDVMEKVARRHHFKVLLHEKPFAGINGSGKHNNWSLITSTGVNLLSPGKTPLNNLQFLTFFINTIKAVDDHADLMRASIASASNQYRLGANEAPPSIISIFIGTQLSNVLESFENSLSNSEDNTGGSIHVNKIPEILMDNTDRNRTSPFAFTGNKFEFRAVGSQANCSSPMIVLNTIVADRLKQFKAEVDSKVQAGQNQEEAIVEILRRYVKESKKVIFEGNGYSDEWAEEAARRGLSNIKDVPTALHVYTSEKSKKVFGENNILNERELEARYEILLEDFVKKVQIESRVLGDMANTYIIPAAISFQNKIADFATNMKNLGLPEEDYKVALDALKESASHVSTIKTAVYKMVEERKVANNLPNTEEKADAYSQKVKQYFDVIRKHSDKLERIVEDAQWPLPKYRELLFVK